In Romboutsia lituseburensis, a genomic segment contains:
- a CDS encoding DUF4364 family protein: MFENSSEELASHKLLILYVLNKINMDLTNSQITQVVLETEIMNYFSLQQFLSQLMESKFLATYKESDREYYSLTQKGLEILEYFLTRIPENVTKKIDEYILNNKESLLSDTQVKSSFVKQSDHEFIVNLRVIENQSNLIDLNLNVSSEKQAKLICNNWKKNASYMYAEVIDLLIRDSH; this comes from the coding sequence ATGTTTGAAAACTCATCTGAAGAATTAGCTTCTCATAAGCTTTTAATTTTATATGTATTAAATAAAATTAATATGGATTTAACTAATTCTCAAATAACTCAAGTTGTATTAGAAACAGAAATAATGAATTATTTTTCACTTCAACAGTTTTTATCACAACTTATGGAATCTAAGTTTTTAGCTACATATAAAGAATCTGATAGAGAATACTACTCTCTTACTCAAAAGGGTCTTGAAATTTTAGAATATTTTCTAACAAGAATTCCAGAAAATGTAACTAAAAAAATAGATGAGTATATACTTAATAATAAAGAAAGTTTATTATCAGATACTCAAGTAAAATCAAGTTTTGTTAAACAGAGTGATCATGAATTTATTGTTAATTTAAGAGTTATAGAAAATCAATCTAATTTAATAGATTTAAACTTAAATGTTTCTTCGGAGAAACAGGCTAAGCTAATTTGTAATAATTGGAAAAAAAATGCTTCATACATGTATGCTGAAGTAATAGATTTACTTATACGCGATAGCCATTAG
- a CDS encoding alpha/beta-type small acid-soluble spore protein, whose protein sequence is MSSKKAVPAAKAALNQMKLEIANEVGIANYDSVDKGNLTARQNGYVGGYMTKKLVEMAEQQMAGK, encoded by the coding sequence ATGTCAAGCAAAAAAGCAGTTCCAGCAGCTAAAGCTGCACTAAACCAAATGAAATTAGAAATAGCTAATGAAGTAGGTATAGCTAACTACGATAGCGTAGATAAAGGAAACTTAACAGCTAGACAAAACGGTTATGTTGGTGGTTATATGACTAAGAAATTAGTTGAAATGGCTGAACAACAAATGGCTGGTAAGTAA
- a CDS encoding polysaccharide deacetylase family protein, with protein MNTRFKKTRSLLSSAFFLILTLSLIFGLVYGIRYICYKQGNVNMPIYKVDTDEKKISLSFDVAWGTDNIDDILKVLEKHGVRSTFFLVGSWVDDNKNLVEKIHKEGHEIGNHSNTHANTKQLSEDAVVQEIELTSEKISNITGEKTTLFRPPFGDIDTKTLDVCKSLGYQVVKWDVDSMDWKQLGPNHVIERVVKNSQPGSIVLFHANINNSATYLDSIITNLKKEGYEIVPVSEILYKENFTIDSNGVQKSK; from the coding sequence ATGAATACTAGATTTAAGAAAACAAGATCTTTATTATCTAGCGCATTTTTTTTGATATTAACATTATCATTAATATTTGGATTAGTTTATGGGATAAGATATATATGCTATAAACAAGGAAATGTAAACATGCCAATATATAAAGTGGATACAGATGAAAAAAAAATATCATTGAGTTTTGACGTAGCCTGGGGAACTGATAATATAGATGACATTCTTAAAGTATTAGAAAAACATGGAGTAAGGTCAACATTCTTTTTAGTTGGAAGTTGGGTAGATGATAATAAAAATTTAGTTGAAAAAATACATAAAGAAGGACATGAAATAGGAAATCATTCTAATACTCATGCTAATACTAAACAATTATCAGAAGATGCAGTGGTACAAGAAATAGAATTAACATCAGAGAAAATTTCAAATATAACAGGTGAAAAAACTACTTTATTTAGACCTCCATTTGGGGATATAGATACAAAAACATTGGATGTATGCAAATCTTTAGGTTATCAAGTAGTTAAATGGGATGTAGATTCTATGGATTGGAAACAATTAGGTCCTAATCATGTTATAGAAAGAGTTGTAAAAAATTCACAACCAGGTTCTATAGTTTTATTTCATGCAAACATAAATAATAGTGCTACATATTTAGACTCTATAATAACTAATCTAAAAAAAGAAGGTTATGAAATAGTCCCTGTTTCAGAAATTCTTTATAAAGAAAATTTTACAATAGATAGTAATGGAGTTCAAAAATCTAAATAA
- a CDS encoding single-stranded DNA-binding protein — protein MITVKDDTNVVNLRGELDGELEFSHEIFGEKFYNTKIRINRLSNSNDVLPITISERLLEEIDFENNKSVRIVGQLRSYNKNINNKNRLVLTVFVREIKLSEEDNKDPNNIFLDGFICKEPIYRKTPLGREITDLLVAINRPYNKSDYIPSIVWGRNAKFAKSLKVGDRIQMWGRVQSREYEKKTEDGDVLKKVAYEVSISKIKKTSENNNE, from the coding sequence ATGATTACTGTTAAGGATGATACTAATGTAGTAAACCTAAGAGGAGAATTAGATGGAGAATTAGAATTTAGCCATGAGATATTTGGGGAAAAATTCTATAACACAAAGATAAGAATAAATAGATTAAGTAACTCTAATGATGTACTACCAATAACTATATCAGAAAGGTTACTAGAAGAAATTGATTTTGAAAACAATAAATCTGTTAGAATAGTTGGTCAATTAAGATCTTATAATAAGAATATTAATAATAAAAATAGATTAGTACTTACTGTATTTGTTAGAGAAATAAAATTATCAGAAGAAGATAATAAGGATCCAAATAACATTTTCCTTGATGGCTTTATATGTAAAGAACCTATATACAGAAAAACACCGTTAGGAAGGGAAATAACCGATTTATTAGTAGCTATAAATAGACCTTATAATAAGTCTGATTATATTCCATCTATAGTTTGGGGAAGAAATGCTAAATTTGCTAAGTCTCTTAAAGTTGGAGATAGAATACAAATGTGGGGTAGAGTTCAGAGTAGAGAGTACGAAAAAAAGACAGAAGACGGAGACGTATTAAAGAAGGTTGCATATGAAGTTTCAATTTCAAAAATAAAAAAAACTAGTGAAAACAACAATGAATAA
- a CDS encoding class I SAM-dependent methyltransferase yields MKSVLYHDYEPNADLTDTSDDVTCFLDSIKYDIGNNILLVGNIGNLGKRLRMLGVYVTILEDNCYEDVCYSLIHNCNCNVVKGSLEFLPFEDKYFDKVIILDHFNNTNDYKRASKEINRVLKCNGELVLEDLNLKNIKVKLKNLKHRLCGENINYRYPQEIVSLFSKLNFEGNLKEVENERYIYIGKRK; encoded by the coding sequence GTGAAAAGCGTATTATATCATGATTATGAACCTAATGCTGATTTGACAGATACTTCTGATGATGTAACATGTTTTTTAGATAGTATCAAGTATGATATAGGAAACAATATATTACTTGTTGGAAATATAGGCAACTTAGGAAAAAGATTGAGGATGTTAGGTGTTTACGTTACGATATTAGAAGATAACTGTTATGAAGATGTATGTTATTCTTTAATACACAATTGTAACTGTAATGTTGTTAAAGGATCATTAGAATTTTTACCTTTTGAAGATAAATACTTTGATAAGGTAATAATACTAGATCATTTTAATAACACTAATGACTACAAACGAGCTTCAAAAGAAATTAACAGAGTTTTAAAATGTAATGGTGAATTAGTACTAGAAGATTTAAACCTAAAGAATATAAAGGTAAAATTAAAAAACTTAAAGCATAGGCTTTGTGGAGAAAATATAAATTATCGATATCCTCAAGAAATAGTAAGTCTATTTTCTAAATTAAACTTTGAAGGAAATTTAAAAGAAGTTGAGAATGAGAGATACATTTATATAGGAAAAAGAAAATAA
- a CDS encoding sigma 54-interacting transcriptional regulator translates to MSNLQDIKEDIQNIAEAIEAVLGVDVTIVNQELIRVAGTGTYLDKIGKKVNGYSAFNKSLTERIEIIIDDPSCDEICKECYNKGSCKEFAEVCCPIISDNEAYGVIGLIAFTDKQASLIKDNKDSLMNFLRKMADLISSKIKAQIKSYEVELEKKKLETLLDSIDKAIVSIDVNGKIDKYNSKFKEIFNLGNNIKYKNIFKILKFINTPTIDNFKNNKSCSFHYKIDRYELKGIYNISKIILNNELKGYVIDFIDKKDAIKNYNKINKDYKITLDNIIGNSEVINNTKKEALMASKSTSTVLITGESGTGKELFARAIHNHSPRCDHPFVAVNCAAIPDNLLESELFGYEEGAFTGAKKGGKLGKFELAHKGTIFLDEIGDMSLHLQAKLLRVLQEKELNKIGANSNKLIDVRVIAATNKDLEDMVKKGTFREDLYYRLNVIPIKLPSLKERIGDIPLLIEFMIVEYARKLNKDVVGIDSDVIELMERYAWPGNIRELQNVIEYSVNMSSTPKITRNVIPNRVNNIESEDVVVNDDNIRTLEELEKREILKALNKYKNYKKDKELVAKSLGISRATLYRKLEKYNIISK, encoded by the coding sequence ATGAGTAATTTACAAGATATAAAAGAAGATATTCAAAATATAGCAGAGGCTATAGAAGCTGTTTTAGGCGTAGATGTAACTATAGTTAATCAAGAACTAATAAGAGTTGCAGGTACTGGAACATACCTAGATAAAATCGGTAAAAAGGTAAATGGATACTCAGCATTCAATAAGTCTTTAACAGAAAGAATAGAAATAATAATAGATGATCCTAGTTGTGATGAAATATGCAAGGAATGTTACAATAAAGGTAGCTGCAAGGAGTTTGCTGAAGTATGCTGCCCTATAATATCAGACAATGAAGCATACGGTGTTATAGGATTAATAGCTTTTACAGATAAGCAAGCAAGTTTAATAAAAGATAATAAAGATAGTTTAATGAATTTTTTAAGAAAAATGGCTGACTTAATATCAAGCAAGATAAAAGCTCAAATAAAATCATATGAAGTTGAACTAGAAAAGAAAAAATTAGAAACACTTTTAGATAGTATTGATAAAGCTATTGTATCGATAGATGTAAATGGAAAAATAGATAAGTATAATTCTAAATTTAAAGAAATATTTAACTTAGGTAATAATATAAAGTATAAAAATATATTTAAGATACTTAAATTTATAAATACGCCTACGATAGATAATTTTAAAAACAATAAATCATGTAGTTTTCATTACAAAATAGATAGATATGAATTAAAGGGAATCTATAATATAAGTAAAATAATATTAAACAATGAGTTAAAAGGATATGTAATAGATTTTATAGATAAAAAAGATGCAATAAAAAATTATAATAAAATAAACAAAGACTACAAAATAACTTTAGACAATATAATAGGAAACAGTGAAGTAATAAATAATACTAAAAAAGAAGCTTTAATGGCATCTAAATCTACATCCACAGTACTTATAACAGGAGAAAGTGGAACAGGAAAAGAACTATTTGCAAGAGCTATACATAATCATAGTCCTAGATGTGATCATCCATTTGTAGCAGTAAACTGTGCAGCTATACCAGATAATTTACTAGAAAGTGAGTTATTTGGATATGAAGAAGGCGCATTTACAGGTGCTAAAAAGGGTGGAAAACTAGGAAAGTTTGAGTTAGCTCATAAGGGGACTATATTTTTAGATGAAATAGGTGATATGAGTCTTCATTTACAGGCAAAGCTATTAAGAGTATTGCAAGAAAAAGAGTTAAATAAAATAGGAGCAAATTCAAATAAGCTTATAGATGTAAGAGTAATTGCGGCAACAAACAAAGATTTAGAAGATATGGTTAAAAAAGGAACATTCAGAGAAGACCTATATTATAGATTAAATGTTATACCGATAAAATTACCAAGTTTAAAAGAGCGTATAGGTGATATACCATTACTAATAGAGTTTATGATAGTAGAGTACGCTAGAAAGTTAAATAAGGATGTTGTAGGTATAGATTCAGATGTAATAGAACTTATGGAACGCTATGCATGGCCAGGCAACATAAGGGAACTACAAAATGTAATAGAGTATAGTGTAAACATGTCATCTACTCCAAAAATAACTAGAAATGTAATACCTAATAGAGTCAATAATATTGAATCAGAAGATGTTGTAGTAAATGATGATAATATAAGAACTTTAGAAGAATTAGAAAAACGAGAAATATTAAAAGCACTAAATAAATATAAAAACTATAAAAAAGATAAGGAATTAGTAGCAAAATCACTTGGAATATCAAGGGCAACTTTATATAGGAAATTAGAAAAGTATAATATAATCTCAAAATGA
- a CDS encoding serine dehydratase subunit alpha family protein: MMDIRAKLVDILKAEVKPALGCTEPVAVALACAKAKELLGEEIVKHSVLVSPNVYKNGMCVGIPGTDRLGLKISVALGFIGGHSENGLRVLETLTEEEVKKAEEYMDNNPISISPADTKEKVYIEVKLEGATRTSKVAIRAKHDNFVYLEENGKVLLNEEPQHEEVAATVAKEENIMDTVTIKELVENVEALELKDIEFLLEGITMNEEIANYGLSGKIGIGVGYGIKQSMEEGLLGDDLMNQAMMITAAASDARMAGVKMPVMSSNGSGNHGITAILPIVAYNKKFPQSDEKLAKSLAISHLVTAYVKNFTGRLSAVCGCGVAASTGATAGISWLMSGDIKQIEGAIENMVANLSGMICDGAKAGCALKLASAASAAVQSAIIAKHECFVPPMNGIVGARVEQSIQNLGRVSDKGMSVTDEVIINVMDDMNKVN; this comes from the coding sequence ATGATGGATATAAGAGCAAAATTAGTTGATATATTAAAAGCTGAGGTTAAACCAGCATTAGGATGTACAGAACCAGTAGCAGTTGCACTAGCGTGTGCTAAGGCTAAAGAATTATTAGGTGAAGAAATAGTAAAGCACAGTGTATTAGTTAGTCCTAATGTATATAAAAATGGTATGTGTGTTGGAATACCGGGAACTGATAGATTAGGGTTAAAAATTTCAGTAGCACTAGGATTTATAGGTGGTCATTCTGAAAATGGTCTTAGAGTATTAGAAACATTAACAGAGGAAGAAGTTAAAAAAGCAGAAGAATATATGGATAATAATCCAATATCTATATCACCAGCAGATACAAAAGAAAAAGTTTATATAGAAGTAAAATTAGAAGGAGCTACAAGAACATCTAAAGTAGCAATAAGAGCCAAACACGATAACTTTGTTTATTTAGAAGAAAACGGAAAAGTTTTATTAAATGAAGAGCCACAACATGAAGAAGTAGCAGCTACAGTAGCAAAAGAAGAAAATATAATGGATACAGTAACTATAAAAGAATTAGTTGAAAATGTAGAAGCATTAGAATTAAAAGACATAGAATTCTTATTAGAAGGAATAACTATGAATGAAGAAATAGCTAACTACGGATTAAGTGGAAAAATAGGTATAGGTGTTGGGTATGGAATAAAACAATCTATGGAAGAAGGATTACTTGGTGATGACTTAATGAACCAAGCTATGATGATAACAGCAGCTGCATCAGATGCTAGAATGGCAGGAGTTAAAATGCCAGTTATGAGTTCAAATGGTAGTGGAAATCACGGTATAACAGCAATACTTCCAATAGTTGCATATAACAAAAAGTTCCCTCAATCAGATGAAAAATTAGCTAAATCTTTAGCTATATCTCACTTAGTAACAGCTTACGTTAAAAACTTTACAGGAAGATTATCAGCAGTATGTGGATGTGGAGTTGCAGCATCAACAGGAGCAACAGCTGGTATATCTTGGTTAATGAGTGGAGATATAAAACAAATAGAAGGTGCTATAGAAAACATGGTAGCAAACTTAAGTGGTATGATATGTGATGGAGCTAAAGCTGGTTGTGCACTAAAATTAGCATCAGCAGCATCAGCAGCAGTACAAAGTGCAATAATAGCTAAGCATGAGTGTTTTGTACCACCAATGAACGGTATAGTTGGAGCTAGAGTTGAGCAAAGTATACAAAATTTAGGTAGAGTAAGTGATAAAGGAATGTCTGTTACAGATGAGGTTATAATAAATGTAATGGATGATATGAATAAGGTTAATTAA
- the hpt gene encoding hypoxanthine phosphoribosyltransferase has protein sequence MDIETKKWEVLCSEEQIATRLKELGSEISKDYAGKNLLVVSLLKGSFIFCADLVRNITVPVKIEFMTTSSYGHGEQSTGNVKVVSDINSSLEGYDVLIVDDITDTALTMSHVMSHLKSKNPSSIKCCVLLDKPSRRKVELVPDYCGFEIEDKFVVGYGLNFGDYYRNIPYVFNVTNEDR, from the coding sequence ATGGATATAGAAACTAAAAAATGGGAAGTTTTATGTTCAGAAGAACAAATAGCAACTAGATTAAAGGAACTTGGATCAGAAATATCTAAAGATTATGCAGGGAAAAATCTTTTAGTAGTATCTTTATTAAAAGGAAGTTTTATATTCTGTGCAGATTTAGTAAGAAATATAACTGTTCCAGTTAAAATTGAATTTATGACTACTTCAAGCTATGGACACGGAGAACAAAGTACTGGTAATGTTAAAGTAGTATCAGATATAAATTCAAGCTTAGAAGGATACGATGTTTTAATAGTTGATGATATAACAGATACAGCACTTACAATGAGCCATGTTATGAGTCATTTAAAATCTAAAAATCCATCTAGTATAAAATGTTGTGTATTACTAGATAAGCCAAGTAGAAGAAAAGTTGAATTAGTTCCAGATTACTGTGGATTTGAAATAGAAGACAAATTTGTTGTAGGATACGGATTAAACTTCGGAGATTATTATAGAAATATACCTTACGTATTTAATGTTACAAACGAAGATAGATAA
- a CDS encoding VOC family protein encodes MGIKMMHHICIQTEKYQESLDFYTRILGFEIVSEIPDFHTREYNTWLKLDNFMIELQTPKVGDNFNKWSSLNAGPVHMGFLVDNVEEEYQRIIDLGYNEFKVKNGEIVYKVEGESLFKIKAPEGTEIEIRDTDI; translated from the coding sequence ATGGGGATAAAAATGATGCATCACATATGTATACAGACTGAAAAATATCAAGAATCATTAGATTTTTACACAAGAATATTAGGATTTGAAATAGTTAGCGAGATACCAGACTTTCATACTAGAGAGTATAATACTTGGTTGAAGTTAGATAATTTTATGATAGAGTTACAAACACCAAAAGTTGGGGATAACTTTAATAAGTGGAGCTCTTTAAATGCAGGACCTGTGCATATGGGATTTTTAGTAGACAATGTTGAGGAGGAATATCAACGAATAATAGATTTAGGATATAATGAGTTTAAAGTGAAAAATGGTGAAATAGTATATAAAGTAGAAGGTGAGAGTTTGTTTAAGATAAAAGCACCAGAGGGAACGGAAATAGAAATTAGAGATACGGATATATAG
- a CDS encoding DUF4397 domain-containing protein, producing the protein MRNFEEKYSLVRILHAIPDGDEVDVYINGFPFYNNIRFAQFTPYIYVPEGSHIFSVYLKDTKDKPIAEKTVDVKNNELITMPIITNNGSADLLPIKEEMGVPTGNTSKFKFVHLVPDAPSVNILMDNEKIFLDINYMDYTEYEELDPKEYKMDIEVAKNNTIALTNKVNLNPNKIYTFYAIGKVPNVDIIQTLDGATFLI; encoded by the coding sequence ATGAGAAATTTCGAAGAAAAATATTCTTTGGTTAGAATTTTACATGCTATACCAGATGGGGATGAAGTAGATGTATATATAAATGGATTTCCTTTTTATAATAATATAAGATTTGCTCAATTCACTCCATATATATACGTTCCAGAAGGAAGCCATATATTTAGTGTTTATCTTAAAGATACAAAGGATAAACCGATAGCTGAAAAAACAGTAGACGTTAAAAATAATGAATTGATAACAATGCCTATTATAACTAATAATGGAAGTGCAGATTTGCTACCAATTAAAGAAGAAATGGGAGTGCCTACTGGAAATACTTCTAAATTTAAATTTGTTCATTTAGTGCCAGATGCACCTAGTGTAAATATATTAATGGATAATGAAAAAATATTTTTGGATATAAACTATATGGATTATACTGAATATGAAGAATTAGATCCAAAAGAGTATAAGATGGATATAGAGGTAGCCAAAAATAATACTATAGCTTTAACTAACAAAGTAAATCTTAATCCAAATAAAATTTACACATTTTATGCAATAGGTAAAGTACCTAATGTAGATATTATACAAACATTAGATGGGGCAACATTTTTAATATAA
- the dapD gene encoding 2,3,4,5-tetrahydropyridine-2,6-dicarboxylate N-acetyltransferase, protein MNLNDAYEIAKYIKESKKVTPVKVYINGHFLNFKKNKGFKVFGSNGSYILIGDYETIMKFLEDKKNHIDEIHIEYDRRNSAIPLYDYLNEHARIEPGAIIRDMVSIGNNAVVMMGAVVNIGAVIGENSMIDMNAVIGARGIIGNNVHLGAGAVVAGVLEPPSATPVTIEDDVMVGANAVILEGVRIGKGAVVAAGAIVTRDVDPGCVVAGSPAKVIKLKDEKTCDKTKLMDGLRDLD, encoded by the coding sequence ATAAATTTGAATGATGCTTATGAAATTGCTAAATATATAAAAGAATCTAAGAAGGTTACACCGGTAAAAGTTTATATAAACGGACACTTCTTAAACTTTAAAAAAAATAAGGGTTTTAAAGTTTTTGGTTCTAACGGGTCTTATATTTTAATAGGCGATTATGAAACAATAATGAAATTTTTAGAAGACAAAAAAAACCATATTGATGAAATTCATATTGAATATGATAGAAGAAACTCGGCAATTCCTCTTTATGATTATTTAAACGAACATGCTCGTATTGAACCAGGCGCTATAATAAGGGATATGGTTAGTATCGGAAATAATGCGGTTGTGATGATGGGTGCGGTTGTAAATATAGGTGCGGTCATTGGGGAAAATTCAATGATAGATATGAATGCAGTCATTGGTGCTAGAGGTATAATCGGAAATAATGTACATCTTGGTGCTGGTGCTGTTGTAGCAGGTGTATTAGAGCCACCATCTGCTACTCCAGTAACAATAGAAGATGATGTTATGGTAGGAGCTAATGCAGTGATTTTAGAGGGTGTTCGTATCGGTAAAGGTGCGGTTGTTGCTGCAGGTGCAATTGTTACTCGTGATGTAGATCCAGGATGTGTAGTTGCTGGATCTCCTGCTAAGGTTATAAAATTAAAAGATGAGAAAACTTGTGATAAAACTAAACTTATGGATGGCTTAAGAGACTTAGATTAA
- the dapB gene encoding 4-hydroxy-tetrahydrodipicolinate reductase, which yields MLKVIINGCLGKMGKVLTKCVQDDDKLDLVCGVSQHPNENSLFKIYPKMNDVVEKADVIIDFSHHSTLDDVLSFATKTKTPLVIATTGYNEGELNKIKEASNIIPIFHSSNMSLGVNVLLRLVKEATKMLADFDIEVIEKHHNKKVDAPSGTAVMIANAVKEVLPKVEYNYGRYGREAKRTENEVGIHAIRGGTIVGEHNVIYAGHDEVVELKHIAQSKDIFAKGSISAAKYLVNQSAGYYNMDNMLG from the coding sequence ATGTTAAAAGTTATTATAAATGGATGCCTTGGTAAAATGGGGAAAGTATTAACTAAGTGCGTTCAAGATGATGATAAATTAGATTTAGTTTGCGGAGTTTCTCAACATCCTAATGAAAATTCTTTATTTAAAATTTATCCTAAAATGAATGATGTAGTTGAAAAAGCTGATGTTATAATAGATTTTTCTCATCATTCTACTTTAGATGATGTATTATCATTTGCTACTAAGACTAAAACTCCATTAGTAATTGCAACTACTGGATATAATGAAGGTGAGCTAAACAAAATAAAGGAAGCTTCTAATATCATTCCTATATTCCACTCTTCTAACATGTCTTTAGGAGTTAATGTTTTATTAAGACTAGTTAAAGAAGCTACTAAGATGTTGGCTGATTTCGATATTGAAGTTATAGAAAAACATCATAACAAAAAAGTTGATGCCCCAAGTGGTACAGCAGTTATGATTGCAAATGCAGTTAAGGAAGTATTACCAAAAGTTGAATATAATTACGGTAGATATGGACGCGAAGCTAAGAGAACTGAAAATGAAGTAGGTATACATGCAATAAGAGGCGGAACTATTGTAGGTGAACACAATGTAATCTATGCTGGTCATGATGAAGTTGTAGAACTAAAGCATATAGCTCAGTCTAAAGATATATTTGCTAAAGGTTCTATTTCAGCTGCTAAATACTTAGTTAACCAAAGTGCGGGTTATTACAACATGGATAATATGTTAGGTTAA
- the dapA gene encoding 4-hydroxy-tetrahydrodipicolinate synthase, with the protein MIFKGSAVALVTPFTETGVDFETLGKLVEFHIENKTDALLVCGTTGESTTMSDDEQLTVIKYVVDKVNKRIPVIAGTGSNNTMHSVHLSQKAEKLGADGLLVITPYYNKANQNGLKKHFETIAKSVNLPIILYNVPGRTSMNIKPSMVAELAKIDNIVAVKEASGDIAQVAEIARLVPKDFAIYSGNDDSILPLLSVGGHGVISVLANICPKETHDLVQKFFDGDIEGSRELQLGMKPLIDALFIEVNPIPVKTAMNLLGFEVGNLRLPLAEMDPKNLEVLKQELVNRGLNLAEGLC; encoded by the coding sequence ATGATATTTAAAGGTTCTGCAGTTGCTTTAGTTACACCATTTACTGAAACTGGAGTTGATTTTGAAACATTAGGGAAATTAGTAGAATTTCATATAGAAAATAAAACTGATGCTTTACTTGTTTGTGGTACTACAGGAGAATCCACAACAATGAGTGATGATGAGCAATTGACTGTTATAAAATATGTTGTCGATAAAGTTAATAAAAGAATACCTGTTATAGCTGGTACTGGTTCAAACAATACTATGCACTCTGTTCATTTAAGTCAAAAAGCTGAAAAATTAGGTGCAGATGGTTTATTAGTTATAACACCTTATTACAATAAGGCTAATCAAAATGGCCTTAAAAAACACTTTGAAACAATAGCTAAAAGTGTTAATTTACCAATAATTCTTTATAACGTTCCAGGAAGAACTTCTATGAATATCAAGCCAAGTATGGTGGCTGAATTAGCTAAAATAGATAATATAGTTGCTGTTAAAGAAGCTAGTGGAGATATAGCTCAAGTTGCTGAAATAGCTAGATTAGTACCTAAAGATTTTGCTATCTATTCAGGAAATGATGATTCTATATTACCATTATTATCTGTAGGTGGTCATGGTGTTATATCAGTTCTTGCTAATATATGTCCTAAAGAAACTCATGATTTAGTTCAAAAATTCTTTGATGGAGATATAGAAGGTTCTAGAGAACTACAACTTGGTATGAAGCCATTAATAGATGCTTTATTTATTGAGGTAAATCCAATTCCAGTAAAAACTGCTATGAATTTATTAGGATTTGAAGTTGGAAATCTTAGACTTCCACTTGCTGAAATGGATCCTAAAAATTTAGAAGTATTAAAACAAGAATTAGTTAATAGAGGTTTAAATTTAGCGGAGGGATTATGTTAA